Genomic window (Marinifilum sp. JC120):
GTAGCATCAGAGGGCTTAAAGACCCTGCGTGCAGTGGAGTCACTTACATTCGCATAGCGACAGATATGAGCATCGGAATACCCCCAAAAATACCTATCGGTTGACCCGGCACGACAGGCATATTCCCATTCCGCCTCAGTAGGCAGGCGATACTGAACATTACCCTTCTTTGATAACCATTTAGCAAAAGCTGTGGCATCATCCCATGAAACTTTAGCTGGCTGAGTGAACCCGTTAAATGATTGCCCTTCATATTCATAGCTTTTGTGAGAACTTTTGAGTTTTCTGAACTGTCCGTTGGTCACCTCAAATTTACCCATCCAGAATCCATCAACACAAACCTCATGGTCCGGCCCTTCATCGTCATTGCGCCTAGATGAAAAAGATTCCCCCATCTTGAAACACCCGCCCGGAACCCAGACGAATTCCATACCTGTAATCGGTTCAGTCCAAGTATCTCCAGCTCTGTATGTTTGTGCGGGTACTTTTCGAATAGTTGTTTGCTTGGATGTCTCTTGGGTAATTTTGGGTTTGGAAGCTTCCGGAGCAGGCGCAGGCTTTTTCTTCTGCCCCTGCTGCCGGAACTGAAGATCAATGAACTTGTCTGGTTCCACCGCATATGCCGGGACGGTCATACAGAACATTAATATGAACAACATGACGCGCAACATACTTACTTCACCTTGCAAAGCTTATGTTTGGACTTGGTGGTAATTTGCGGATTCTGGTCCAGATCAAGAGCATTCAACTTTGATCTGGCATAACTAAACGCTTCCTGAGTATCGACCCAGCCGTTACCGTCTGCATCGCCTTCACCCAGCATGGCCTTGATGAAAAAGTAACTGAACGCCCCCTGCCTGCCGGAGGAATACTCTTCAGCCGGACGGTCCGATGACGAAGCGGTGATGACCTGTTTCTTAGCGGAAAAGAAGGATTTTTTTACCTTGGGTACAATCAATTTCAACCCGGTTGCGGACTTCGTACCGGAAAAACAAGCATCCACGATCATGATAATATTATTATTTCTAATTCGTCCGAACTGCCGATCCAACTCCTTCATGGAAATGGCTGTACGACCACTGATCCCTGAAAGAATCGCTTCACTGGGAACCAGCAGTCCGTCTGCAAAGTTTTTATTGTCAGCACTCAGGACGGGTGAACCATGACCTGAAAAATAAAAGACAATCTTTGCACCGGGATTAAGCCGAGCTTTCTTATCCAGCCAATTCAGGGCATTTATGATATTGCCGTAGGTAGCTTCACGGTTGAGCAACAATTTCACATGCCCACTGTCGTTCTTGAATCCGGCCCGGCGGGTCAGCAGGTTGTACATCTGTCGGGCATCGTTATCCGCATAACGCGGCCCCTTGATATTCCGGTAATTGCGGATACCTACTATCACCGCATAGGCCTTATCAGTCGTCTTCATGGACTGTTTTGCCCCGCGAATATCCAAAACCTCGTTCTGCTCTGAAAAAGTGGCAGTCCCTACTGTAGGCACTCCCGCCACCTGATCCGGGAGCGGCTCGGGCAGGGGGATCATGGAATCATCACCAAGTGCCGCAGCCATCTTGGCAACTTCCTCGCTGAAAAGTGGTATTTTAGCAAATTCATGCGATAATTCAGCCATTCCTTGCAGGGCTTGCTCTTTATCGCCGCGACGGAACAACTGCCACTGCTGTTCAGCCAGATACCCGGCAGCCTTCTTATCTTCACCCGGCAGCAGCCCCTTGCGTGCGGAGACATACTTCAATGCTTCGCGATACTTCCCCTTGCGGTAAAGACATTCCACCCTTAGGCGAGATGAATTTTTATCCTTGCCCCCAGCCTTGAGAGCCCATTTCTCAGCAAGATCATAACGACCAAGCTTAAAGGCCAGCCAGCCCACCGTGGCGGCGTCCTTTGCGGAACCGGACTCTTCCGCCAACGCTGCAAGAATCTCATAAGCCTTATCCGGACGTTTGTACCTGTAATACATCACCCCGAGATTGTAGCTGATCTCCTTGTCTTTCGGACACATCTTCGAGGCCCGGATCATGGAAGAGAGGCCTTTTTTCTTATCGCTCTTGAAAGTCTTGACCGCCACATCGGCCAATGTCCTCGCGCCAAGACAAAGGTCTTTTGCCACCCCATCTCCAGCCATGACCAGCAATAATAAAGAAAAAAATATAACCTTCCTCATATGCATCCTTCCTGATAGCTTTTGCTCCGTAAAAACAGACTCCTGACAATATAATACATAATTATAAGAGAATGGACACGCGATTTATCCCAAAAAACTGCCCACAACAAAAACCCCGCTCCAAAAATCAGAGCGGGGTTTTTGTTTTGATACGAATTAATTTTTAATTAAATTAGTTCAAATCAAATGCATCTTTTTTAAAAAAACAGTAAAATTCATCATCATTACGATAAAATTTTGCAATTCTATCTTTTAACAATTCAATTACACCATTAATTCTTTTTGATTTAATTGAAACATTATCCTCAACATACTGCTCTGCTTCAGCCACAGCACTCACAGAAACAAAAAACAATAGAGTTAGTGCGAAATACAATTCTAATGCCATCTCTTAGCTCCTTTTTGAAAGACGTTAAGAAAAACATACGCCGAAAAGCACCCTCGTCAACAGTTTTTTATTAATTCTTTTTTTCACATTTAAATAAACTTTACGCTTATTTTCACAATTTAGAACTTCACTGCTTTCAAAAATTCATTTTGCATAATTTTTAACAAAAAAAGCCGCCACCAAGAAGGTGACGGCTTCATCATTTAGTAAAAAAACGTTTCCATTGTTCGCTTTTTAACAAGCCAAACATCCGGCTAAACAATTCGTAAGGATTCGAGTGACTTAAGCAAAAATGCCCTCTTAATTGCTCAATTTCCTGCCAAGCTCACGGGCCTGCTCAAGCGCATCTTCCATGCGGTGTGCATCAGGATAAAAAACGGGATCACCAAGCCCCCGTATAGTGTGAACTTCTGAAAATCCAAGATATTTAAAAAACACCGGATAACGTTCCTGAATATCCGCGTACATGTCTTCCATGAGAGCACCCTGCGAAAGAACGAAGACAAGCTTAACACCATTTTTGAGACGGCTGAACCGTCTGCCTTCTTCGGAACCGGCTTCAAACTCAAGAGCTTCATGAAAATCAGGAGTAAAAAGATGATAAAGGCGATCTATAAAAATTTTGGCCTGACCACTCACATCGCCAAAATATACCGGGCTAGCCAAAACGAGCACATCACTTTCATGCATTGCATCATAAACCGGAGCAAGGTCATCATTTATAGCGCAACGTTCGGTTTTGCCCTTGCAGGACATACAACCGAGACACCCGGAATTTTCCATACTACCCAACTCGTAAGTATTGATTTCGGCCCTATCAGCAAGGGTCTCACACAAAGCATTAACAATGGCATGGGAATTCCCTTTCTTCCTGGCACTCCCATTAACAATAGTTACTTTCATATTTATTCTCCTTTTAAGAAAAGTAACCAAAGCTTGGATGATGGGAATCAACTAAAAGTATGAAAAACAAACTGCCCACCTAGCAACACAATTTATCGTTGACTTTAACAGGCCAGTCAGTAGAGGTAACCTGACTTCAATAATTAAAGAGGGCCGCCGTCATGAAACAGATAAAAGTACAGATCAAAATAAACCCCGAACAGATCAACCTTCCCGATGCTATTCGCAAGGAAGCCTTGAAAGCTGCCGGGTTGCCGGATGATAAAACCATTTCTACCCGCGTGCTGCGTCGTTCAATTGATGCCCGCTCCCGCAAACCGCACTTTGTACTTCATGTTACCATTGGCGACCCGGATACCGTGGAACCGCAGGAATCAGTATTCACTCCCCAACCTTTGAACGGCAAACAGGTGGTCATTGCCGGGGCCGGACCCGCTGGATATTTTGCAGCCATCACTCTACTTGAGCAGGGAATCAAGCCGATCATCATTGAACGCGGTCGTACCGTAAATGATCGCCGCAAGGACCTGAAAAAAATTTACACCGAAGGGCTGATCAACCCGGATTCCAACTACTGCTTCGGTGAAGGCGGAGCCGGAACATACTCAGACGGCAAGCTATATACCCGGGCAACCAAACGCGGCAATGTAGGCCGCATCCTCGACCTGCTCATCGCTAATGGCGCACCGGGTGATATCCGCATTGACGCCCACCCCCACCTCGGTTCCAACGTACTGCCGCGTATTGTTAACAAAATGCGAGACGACATTATTTCCTGCGGCGGGGAAGTCCACTTCAACACCCGCGTGGACTCCTTCATCCTTAATGATGGCCGCATGACCGGAGTGATTGCAAAAGGCAACGAGATCAAAGCTGACGCCGTCATCCTCGCCACCGGACATTCTGCGCGGGATATCTTTCATGCCCTCAATGAT
Coding sequences:
- a CDS encoding flavodoxin family protein; this encodes MKVTIVNGSARKKGNSHAIVNALCETLADRAEINTYELGSMENSGCLGCMSCKGKTERCAINDDLAPVYDAMHESDVLVLASPVYFGDVSGQAKIFIDRLYHLFTPDFHEALEFEAGSEEGRRFSRLKNGVKLVFVLSQGALMEDMYADIQERYPVFFKYLGFSEVHTIRGLGDPVFYPDAHRMEDALEQARELGRKLSN
- a CDS encoding FAD-binding protein: MKQIKVQIKINPEQINLPDAIRKEALKAAGLPDDKTISTRVLRRSIDARSRKPHFVLHVTIGDPDTVEPQESVFTPQPLNGKQVVIAGAGPAGYFAAITLLEQGIKPIIIERGRTVNDRRKDLKKIYTEGLINPDSNYCFGEGGAGTYSDGKLYTRATKRGNVGRILDLLIANGAPGDIRIDAHPHLGSNVLPRIVNKMRDDIISCGGEVHFNTRVDSFILNDGRMTGVIAKGNEIKADAVILATGHSARDIFHALNDQDIRIEAKPFALGVRIEHPQPLIDKIFYHQSPRHENLPAASYRISTQAMGRGVFSFCMCPGGYIVPASTAPGELVLNGMSLAARNAPFANAGLVAEVKLEDLENQGNPFCALDYQAAAEKQMFAAGDGKTQQAPAQRVNDFIAGRVSKSIPKTSYIPGTYSAPVHELLPFIQSEALRNGLKELGKKFKGFDSTEAKVLAVESRTSSPVRIPRDRETLEHVQIKGLFPCGEGAGYAGGIISAAMDGEKCALAASRMLT